A genomic segment from Bos taurus isolate L1 Dominette 01449 registration number 42190680 breed Hereford chromosome 1, ARS-UCD2.0, whole genome shotgun sequence encodes:
- the KRTAP11-1 gene encoding keratin-associated protein 11-1, with protein MSYNCSTRTCSSRRIGGEYTVPVATVSTPDADCLSGIYLPSSFQTGSWLLDHCQETCCEPTLCQSTCYQPAPCVSNPVQVTSRQTTCVSSPYSTTCSRPVTFVSSGCQPLSGISTVCKPVRSISTVCQPVGGVSTICQPACGVSRTYQQSCVSSCRRIC; from the coding sequence ATGTCCTACAACTGCTCCACAAGGACCTGCTCTTCTAGGAGAATTGGAGGAGAATACACTGTCCCAGTGGCCACAGTTTCTACCCCGGATGCCGACTGCCTGAGCGGCATCTATTTGCCCAGCTCCTTCCAAACGGGCTCCTGGCTCCTGGACCACTGTCAGGAGACGTGCTGTGAGCCCACTCTTTGCCAGTCAACTTGCTACCAGCCAGCTCCTTGTGTCTCCAACCCTGTCCAGGTGACCTCTCGGCAAACCACCTGTGTCTCCAGTCCCTATTCGACTACCTGCAGCCGGCCAGTCACCTTTGTCTCCAGTGGCTGTCAGCCTCTGAGTGGCATCTCTACTGTATGCAAGCCAGTGAGAAGCATCTCCACTGTCTGCCAACCGGTGGGAGGAGTCTCCACCATCTGCCAACCTGCCTGCGGGGTCTCCAGGACGTACCAGCAGTCCTGCGTGTCCAGCTGCAGAAGAATTTGCTAA